A stretch of Bacteroidota bacterium DNA encodes these proteins:
- a CDS encoding T9SS type A sorting domain-containing protein, whose protein sequence is MLKFTRQGISFTIFAFLLAFAGIANAQSSAGSFAVGERDITFTDNGLQTPSVATHVWYPGTGSGTGVPVAAGTFPVIALGHGFNLNYLDYGQICSHLASWGYIVISPNVQNGFNVSHLEFAKELGACLNYFQLEGANNASDFFQHVDTMTGVCGHSMGGGASCLVPGVYPQIDAVSGFAPAETNPSAIAALPAYSGPYQVISGSSDNTAPENTNQTPMYNAAAGTKQWVSITGGAHCKFTDGSTICDLVSSAGSVTRAVQINLTKRYVTAFFNYNLKGDANALTFLCGDSLQADVTAGKVSNQTTFVCTVATAPSFADDQCWNVSPNPFAGRVQVQGTGAFSILNALGSLVFQGYSEEKSTEIDLSGLPRGVYFLNAEGKSCRRVLVRE, encoded by the coding sequence ATGCTGAAGTTTACACGTCAAGGAATCTCCTTCACAATTTTCGCCTTTTTGCTCGCCTTTGCAGGAATCGCAAACGCACAATCGAGTGCCGGCAGTTTTGCCGTCGGTGAACGTGATATCACCTTCACCGACAACGGATTGCAGACGCCTTCGGTTGCCACGCACGTTTGGTATCCCGGCACGGGCTCTGGTACAGGCGTGCCCGTCGCAGCCGGCACCTTTCCGGTGATTGCACTGGGCCATGGTTTTAACCTCAACTACCTCGATTACGGGCAAATTTGCAGCCATCTCGCCTCTTGGGGCTATATCGTCATCAGCCCGAATGTCCAGAATGGCTTCAACGTGAGCCACTTGGAATTTGCCAAGGAATTGGGTGCCTGCTTGAATTATTTCCAGCTTGAAGGGGCGAACAATGCGAGTGACTTTTTTCAGCATGTCGATACCATGACGGGTGTTTGCGGGCATTCCATGGGCGGCGGTGCTTCCTGTTTGGTTCCCGGCGTTTACCCACAGATTGATGCTGTTTCGGGCTTTGCACCAGCGGAAACCAATCCGTCTGCGATTGCAGCCTTGCCTGCGTACAGCGGTCCTTATCAAGTGATCAGCGGTTCTTCCGACAACACGGCACCTGAAAACACGAATCAAACGCCGATGTACAATGCCGCTGCCGGCACCAAACAATGGGTGAGCATCACCGGCGGTGCCCACTGCAAATTCACGGACGGGTCGACGATTTGCGACTTGGTATCCAGTGCAGGTTCGGTGACGCGTGCCGTGCAGATCAACTTGACCAAACGTTATGTGACTGCGTTTTTCAACTATAATCTCAAGGGCGATGCGAATGCGCTGACCTTTTTGTGTGGGGATAGCCTGCAAGCCGACGTGACGGCGGGCAAGGTGAGCAACCAAACGACCTTTGTTTGCACGGTGGCAACCGCGCCAAGTTTCGCCGATGACCAATGCTGGAACGTCAGTCCCAACCCATTTGCAGGACGCGTACAGGTGCAAGGGACGGGGGCTTTTTCGATTTTGAATGCGCTCGGGAGTCTCGTTTTTCAAGGATATTCCGAGGAAAAATCCACCGAGATCGATTTGTCAGGCTTGCCACGGGGCGTTTACTTCTTGAATGCCGAGGGAAAAAGCTGCCGACGGGTTTTGGTGCGGGAGTAA
- a CDS encoding TetR/AcrR family transcriptional regulator, with amino-acid sequence MRAIAEAIEYSPATIYLYYKDKNALIHDLHTEGFMRMNRDMAVLQHVRDPLEKLVAMGRAYVQFALENPDYYELMFIIHKPLQGEEKPEEWKMGALSFENLISVVQECQSVGRFLGKEPIRLSFLIWSCVHGICALKCCRRIEIIQDIPHENLIADALEYFNDFLAKL; translated from the coding sequence ATGCGCGCCATTGCAGAGGCGATCGAATACAGCCCGGCCACCATTTACCTGTATTACAAGGACAAAAACGCACTGATCCATGACCTTCATACCGAAGGTTTCATGCGCATGAACAGGGATATGGCTGTGCTGCAACACGTGCGGGATCCACTGGAAAAACTCGTCGCCATGGGGCGCGCTTATGTCCAGTTTGCCTTGGAAAACCCTGATTACTATGAACTCATGTTCATCATCCACAAACCGTTACAAGGCGAGGAAAAGCCTGAAGAATGGAAAATGGGTGCCTTGTCTTTTGAAAATCTGATCAGCGTAGTCCAAGAATGCCAATCGGTCGGCCGCTTTCTCGGGAAAGAACCTATTCGGCTCAGTTTCCTCATTTGGAGCTGCGTACATGGCATTTGCGCACTCAAATGTTGCCGCCGTATCGAGATCATTCAAGATATCCCTCATGAAAACTTGATTGCCGATGCATTGGAATACTTCAATGACTTTCTCGCCAAACTCTGA
- a CDS encoding T9SS type A sorting domain-containing protein — protein sequence MSRIHTLVLLFVLLNAAGFAQNLVPNPSFETYTGCPGGNSAISNGFVASWNRPPGSIITPDLFTPCTTAGVSCLDFNTANNCVGSSAAFHGTAYAGFLWYYTAGGGLKEYIQAQLTSLCVSGTVYRASYRTKLGSLCRYGTNRLGLYISANAIAQAGNAPITVVPTVERPGQVLDKVNWTPVSGTFISNGTERYITIGNFYSDANTSIFNFGASAGTCIFATGAAYYMIDSVVVRPAAILPVSINEFHGEARPNGNQLHWEVRPATELSELWLEHSTDGEHFSMIQQWLHPDPQQLNTGFLHDAPTEGLNFYRLGMTDRNGEFMVSEIVALRQGHPEKIRLQLQPNPADDHCILGFQLPESAEGYSVHVHTLSGTEIWTENVTENPLVAAHRLSTADLPAGMYIVEVKSGGRSGISRLAVVH from the coding sequence ATGTCTCGCATTCACACACTGGTTTTACTGTTTGTATTGCTCAATGCTGCCGGATTTGCGCAGAATCTTGTGCCTAACCCATCGTTTGAAACCTACACGGGATGCCCGGGAGGCAACAGCGCCATCTCGAATGGATTTGTGGCAAGTTGGAATCGGCCTCCCGGATCGATTATCACGCCCGATTTGTTTACCCCCTGCACAACTGCTGGAGTCAGCTGTTTGGACTTCAACACGGCCAACAACTGCGTGGGCAGTTCGGCGGCGTTTCATGGAACGGCCTACGCCGGATTTTTATGGTATTATACCGCTGGCGGCGGGCTCAAAGAGTACATTCAGGCGCAATTGACCAGCCTTTGCGTGTCTGGAACCGTGTATCGCGCCTCCTATCGCACAAAATTGGGCAGTTTGTGCAGGTACGGCACCAACCGATTGGGACTTTACATCTCTGCGAATGCCATTGCCCAAGCAGGCAACGCTCCGATCACGGTCGTCCCAACCGTCGAAAGACCGGGACAAGTCCTCGACAAAGTCAACTGGACGCCCGTTTCAGGCACCTTCATCTCCAACGGCACGGAACGCTACATCACGATCGGCAATTTTTACAGCGATGCCAATACCAGCATCTTCAACTTTGGTGCGAGTGCAGGAACCTGCATTTTTGCAACCGGCGCGGCCTATTACATGATTGATTCGGTCGTGGTACGTCCCGCAGCAATCTTGCCCGTTTCCATCAACGAATTCCATGGCGAGGCGCGTCCCAACGGTAATCAGCTTCATTGGGAAGTGCGTCCGGCAACGGAACTTTCCGAACTCTGGCTGGAACATAGCACTGACGGTGAACATTTTAGCATGATCCAACAATGGCTCCACCCCGATCCTCAGCAGCTGAATACCGGCTTTTTGCATGATGCCCCCACCGAGGGACTGAACTTTTACCGCCTCGGCATGACCGACCGCAACGGCGAATTTATGGTTTCCGAAATTGTTGCATTGCGGCAGGGCCATCCAGAGAAGATCCGCCTGCAATTGCAGCCCAACCCAGCCGACGATCATTGCATCCTCGGATTTCAGTTACCCGAATCGGCGGAAGGTTATTCGGTGCATGTCCACACGTTGAGTGGGACGGAGATATGGACAGAAAATGTGACTGAAAATCCTTTGGTGGCGGCACATCGCCTCTCGACAGCAGACTTGCCAGCAGGAATGTACATCGTTGAAGTCAAGAGCGGCGGAAGGTCAGGTATTTCTCGACTTGCCGTAGTACATTGA
- a CDS encoding TolC family protein: MLTPLTKTLLLFLLLALPPATGVLEAQSTLDGYIREGLSSNLVLKEKQLGLQRGLLGLQNAKRLFLPSINFNGTYTLAAGGRKIDFPIGDLLNPVYGTLNQLTQSNSFPQIENEQITFLPNNFYDVKVRTTVPIVNSDLIHNRHLQDQNMEMKQAEVDVYRLELVKTIRQGYYQYLMAIEAKGIYASAQQLVEQNVRVTKSLLENGKGLPAQVLRAESELEGVKAQLTQAEANVQNAQAYFNFLLNRASTTEVIAEPMELPVDLREKLMDETKIARRPELDQLDIALKMNNEALKMDRQYWLPSVGAFLDLGSQGFKFEVSENTAYVMAGISVDLPVWNGGRDQTAIALREQGNRELENKVSQATQGIDLAIFTRRNSTLAAFDSWKGALRQVEAAEAYFRLMERAFAQGASSLIEYIDARNQVTQARLLANIRKYETFIGWAEYRREIAEIVE; encoded by the coding sequence ATGTTAACTCCCCTCACAAAAACACTTCTCCTTTTCCTGCTGCTTGCACTTCCACCCGCCACAGGCGTGCTCGAGGCTCAAAGCACCCTCGACGGCTATATCCGCGAAGGTCTCAGCAGCAACCTTGTGCTCAAGGAAAAGCAACTTGGGCTGCAGCGCGGATTGTTGGGCCTGCAGAATGCCAAACGCCTTTTCCTGCCCTCCATCAATTTCAACGGGACCTACACCCTCGCAGCCGGCGGCCGGAAAATCGATTTCCCGATCGGCGATTTGCTCAATCCTGTTTATGGCACACTCAACCAATTGACACAGAGCAATTCCTTTCCGCAGATTGAGAATGAACAAATCACCTTCCTTCCCAATAATTTCTACGATGTCAAGGTGCGCACCACCGTGCCGATCGTGAACAGCGATCTCATCCACAACCGCCATTTGCAGGACCAAAACATGGAAATGAAGCAGGCCGAAGTGGATGTTTACCGATTGGAATTGGTCAAAACCATCCGCCAAGGCTATTATCAATACCTGATGGCGATCGAGGCGAAAGGCATTTATGCAAGTGCGCAGCAGTTGGTGGAGCAAAATGTACGCGTGACCAAGAGCTTGCTGGAGAATGGCAAAGGCTTGCCGGCCCAAGTATTGCGCGCAGAAAGTGAATTGGAAGGCGTCAAAGCACAGTTGACCCAAGCCGAGGCCAATGTCCAAAATGCACAAGCCTATTTCAATTTCCTGCTCAACAGAGCCTCCACCACGGAAGTCATTGCTGAACCGATGGAATTGCCCGTCGATCTTCGGGAAAAGCTCATGGATGAAACCAAGATTGCCCGTCGCCCCGAACTCGACCAACTCGACATCGCCTTGAAAATGAACAATGAAGCCTTGAAAATGGACCGCCAATATTGGCTGCCAAGCGTCGGCGCATTCTTGGATCTGGGTTCACAGGGCTTCAAATTTGAAGTCAGCGAAAATACCGCCTACGTGATGGCCGGCATCTCAGTTGACCTGCCGGTTTGGAACGGCGGCCGCGACCAAACCGCGATCGCTTTGCGGGAACAAGGCAACCGCGAATTGGAAAACAAAGTTTCTCAAGCCACGCAAGGCATTGATCTGGCCATTTTCACCCGGCGCAACAGCACCTTGGCCGCTTTTGACTCCTGGAAAGGTGCGCTGCGCCAAGTCGAGGCGGCCGAAGCCTATTTCCGCTTGATGGAAAGGGCATTTGCACAAGGCGCATCGAGTCTGATCGAGTACATCGATGCCCGTAACCAAGTTACGCAAGCCCGCCTGCTCGCAAATATCCGCAAGTATGAAACCTTTATCGGCTGGGCCGAATACCGTCGTGAAATCGCTGAAATCGTTGAATAA